A single Triticum dicoccoides isolate Atlit2015 ecotype Zavitan chromosome 2A, WEW_v2.0, whole genome shotgun sequence DNA region contains:
- the LOC119353460 gene encoding N6-mAMP deaminase-like produces METQTSEAEKEMREWCVALPKVELHAHLNGSVRNSTLLELAKELGDKGVIVLEDVKDVIMKNDRCLPECVRLFDLFHILTTDHDTVTRIAKEVVGDFAAENVVYLEIRTTPKNIEAKGITKRSYMNAVVKGHKSVEDVDALLNNEKLSCTPMSDLGGDTKRKKIYVRLLLSIDRHETTSAALDTVNLAMEMKDQGVIGIDLSGNPVVGEWETYLPALEHAKELGIPTTIHCGEVPNRKEIQAMLDFCPQRLGHVCCLDDEEWKKLKSSVIPVEICLTSNVMTGGTPSLERHHFADLYNAKHPLSICTDDCGLFSTSLSNEYYLAASTFGLSKTELFRLAQGAVEFVFADDEVKKSLRAVFERAAAERLTS; encoded by the exons ATGGAGACTCAGACTTCGGAGGCTGAGAAGGAGATGAGGGAGTGGTGCGTCGCCCTCCCCAAGGTGGAGCTCCACGCCCACCTCAACGGCTCCGTCCGCAACTCCACCCTCCT AGAACTAGCAAAAGAACTAGGTGACAAAGGAGTCATTGTCCTTGAAGATGTTAAGGATGTGATCATGAAGA ATGACAGATGTCTCCCAGAGTGTGTTAGGCTCTTTGATTTGTTTCATATACTTACAACTGATCATGATACAGTAACAAGAATCGCCAAGGAG GTTGTGGGAGATTTTGCTGCTGAGAATGTTGTGTATTTAGAAATAAGGACGACGCCTAAG AATATTGAAGCCAAGGGGATAACAAAGCGATCCTACATGAATGCTGTTGTAAAAGGTCATAAGTCTGTTGAAGACGTTGATGCTCTTCTAAACAATGAAAAATTAAGTTGTACACCAATGAGTGATTTGGGTGGCGACACAAAGAGAAAGAAGATATATGTTAGGCTCCTTCTGAGTATTGACCGTCATGAGACAACTTCTGCTGCATTGGATACT GTTAATTTAGCCATGGAAATGAAGGACCAGGGTGTAATTGGCATTGATCTCTCTGGCAATCCAGTTGTAGGGGAATG GGAGACATACCTGCCTGCTCTAGAACATGCTAAAGAGCTGGGAATCCCCACCACAATTCACTGTGGTGAG GTACCAAACAGGAAGGAGATCCAAGCAATGCTGGACTTCTGCCCTCAAAGGCTGGGTCATGTCTGCTGCCTCGACGACGAAGAGTGGAAGAAGCTCAAGTCATCAGTGATCCCG GTGGAGATATGTTTAACCTCCAATGTTATGACCGGAGGCACCCCTTCTCTTGAGCGTCATCACTTTG CTGACCTCTACAACGCGAAACACCCTCTGTCGATATGCACCGACGATTGTGGCCTCTTTTCAACGAGCCTCTCAAATGAGTATTACCTCGCCGCGTCTACCTTTG GTCTTAGCAAGACCGAGCTATTTCGTCTAGCCCAGGGAGCTGTGGAGTTTGTGTTCGCTGACGACGAGGTGAAGAAGTCACTGAGGGCGGTGTTTGAGCGTGCGGCGGCGGAGAGGCTCACGAGTTAG
- the LOC119353461 gene encoding N6-mAMP deaminase-like isoform X2, with translation METSEAEKEMREWCVALPKVELHAHLNGSVRNSTLLELAKELGDKGVIVFEDVKDVIMKNDRSLPECFRLFDLFHILTTDHDTVTRIAKEVVGDFAAENVVYLEIRTTPKNNEAKGMTKRSYMNAVVKGLKSVEDVDVVLFDSNLRNDETPMSDLSGDTKRKKIYVRLLLSIDRRETTSAALDTVNLAMEMKDQGVIGIDLSGNPVVGEWETYLPALEHAKDLGIPTTIHCGEVPNRKEIQAMLDFCPQRLGHVCCLDDEEWKKLKSSMIPVEICLTSNVMTGGAPSLELHHFADLYNAKHPLSICTDDSGLFSTSLSNEYYLVASTFGLSKTELFRLAQGAVEFVFADDEVKKSLRAVFERAAAETLAS, from the exons ATGGAGACCTCGGAGGCGGAGAAGGAGATGAGGGAGTGGTGCGTCGCGCTCCCCAAGGTGGAGCTCCACGCCCACCTCAACGGCTCCGTCCGCAACTCCACCCTCCT AGAACTCGCAAAAGAACTAGGCGACAAAGGAGTGATTGTCTTTGAGGATGTTAAGGATGTGATCATGAAGA ATGACAGATCTCTCCCAGAGTGTTTTAGGCTCTTTGATTTGTTTCATATACTTACGACTGACCATGATACAGTGACAAGGATCGCCAAGGAG GTTGTGGGAGATTTTGCTGCCGAGAATGTTGTGTATTTGGAAATAAGGACGACACCTAAG AATAATGAAGCAAAGGGGATGACCAAGAGATCATACATGAATGCTGTTGTTAAAGGACTTAAGTCTGTTGAAGACGTCGACGTTGTTCTATTTGATTCTAACTTAAGAAACGATGAAACACCTATGAGTGATTTGAGTGGCGACACAAAGAGAAAGAAGATATATGTTAGGCTCCTTCTGAGTATTGACCGTCGTGAGACAACTTCTGCTGCATTGGATACT GTTAATTTAGCCATGGAAATGAAGGACCAGGGTGTAATTGGCATTGATCTCTCTGGCAATCCAGTTGTAGGGGAATG GGAGACATACCTGCCTGCTCTAGAACATGCTAAAGATCTGGGAATCCCCACCACAATTCACTGTGGTGAG GTACCAAACAGGAAGGAGATCCAAGCAATGCTGGATTTCTGCCCTCAAAGGCTAGGTCATGTCTGTTGCCTCGACGACGAAGAGTGGAAGAAGCTCAAGTCATCGATGATCCCG GTGGAAATATGTTTAACCTCCAATGTTATGACCGGAGGCGCCCCTTCTCTGGAGCTTCATCACTTTG CTGACCTTTACAACGCGAAACACCCTCTGTCGATATGCACCGATGATTCTGGCCTCTTTTCGACGAGCCTCTCAAATGAGTATTACCTCGTCGCGTCTACCTTCG GCCTTAGCAAGACCGAGCTGTTTCGGCTAGCCCAGGGCGCTGTGGAGTTCGTGTTCGCCGACGACGAGGTGAAGAAGTCACTGAGGGCGGTGTTTGAGCGTGCGGCGGCGGAGACGCTCGCAAGTTAG
- the LOC119353461 gene encoding N6-mAMP deaminase-like isoform X1, translating into METSEAEKEMREWCVALPKVELHAHLNGSVRNSTLLELAKELGDKGVIVFEDVKDVIMKNDRSLPECFRLFDLFHILTTDHDTVTRIAKEVVGDFAAENVVYLEIRTTPKNNEAKGMTKRSYMNAVVKGLKSVEDVDVVLFDSNLRNDETPMSDLSGDTKRKKIYVRLLLSIDRRETTSAALDTVNLAMEMKDQGVIGIDLSGNPVVGEWETYLPALEHAKDLGIPTTIHCGEMKLELSEQQVPNRKEIQAMLDFCPQRLGHVCCLDDEEWKKLKSSMIPVEICLTSNVMTGGAPSLELHHFADLYNAKHPLSICTDDSGLFSTSLSNEYYLVASTFGLSKTELFRLAQGAVEFVFADDEVKKSLRAVFERAAAETLAS; encoded by the exons ATGGAGACCTCGGAGGCGGAGAAGGAGATGAGGGAGTGGTGCGTCGCGCTCCCCAAGGTGGAGCTCCACGCCCACCTCAACGGCTCCGTCCGCAACTCCACCCTCCT AGAACTCGCAAAAGAACTAGGCGACAAAGGAGTGATTGTCTTTGAGGATGTTAAGGATGTGATCATGAAGA ATGACAGATCTCTCCCAGAGTGTTTTAGGCTCTTTGATTTGTTTCATATACTTACGACTGACCATGATACAGTGACAAGGATCGCCAAGGAG GTTGTGGGAGATTTTGCTGCCGAGAATGTTGTGTATTTGGAAATAAGGACGACACCTAAG AATAATGAAGCAAAGGGGATGACCAAGAGATCATACATGAATGCTGTTGTTAAAGGACTTAAGTCTGTTGAAGACGTCGACGTTGTTCTATTTGATTCTAACTTAAGAAACGATGAAACACCTATGAGTGATTTGAGTGGCGACACAAAGAGAAAGAAGATATATGTTAGGCTCCTTCTGAGTATTGACCGTCGTGAGACAACTTCTGCTGCATTGGATACT GTTAATTTAGCCATGGAAATGAAGGACCAGGGTGTAATTGGCATTGATCTCTCTGGCAATCCAGTTGTAGGGGAATG GGAGACATACCTGCCTGCTCTAGAACATGCTAAAGATCTGGGAATCCCCACCACAATTCACTGTGGTGAG ATGAAATTAGAGCTTAGTGAACAACAGGTACCAAACAGGAAGGAGATCCAAGCAATGCTGGATTTCTGCCCTCAAAGGCTAGGTCATGTCTGTTGCCTCGACGACGAAGAGTGGAAGAAGCTCAAGTCATCGATGATCCCG GTGGAAATATGTTTAACCTCCAATGTTATGACCGGAGGCGCCCCTTCTCTGGAGCTTCATCACTTTG CTGACCTTTACAACGCGAAACACCCTCTGTCGATATGCACCGATGATTCTGGCCTCTTTTCGACGAGCCTCTCAAATGAGTATTACCTCGTCGCGTCTACCTTCG GCCTTAGCAAGACCGAGCTGTTTCGGCTAGCCCAGGGCGCTGTGGAGTTCGTGTTCGCCGACGACGAGGTGAAGAAGTCACTGAGGGCGGTGTTTGAGCGTGCGGCGGCGGAGACGCTCGCAAGTTAG